One region of Schistocerca gregaria isolate iqSchGreg1 chromosome 7, iqSchGreg1.2, whole genome shotgun sequence genomic DNA includes:
- the LOC126281790 gene encoding cytochrome c oxidase assembly factor 7 homolog: protein MGVNLKDEEEVKQYLHNLGIEYRFGCYQEKKPEVCHLLGDYLEAIKKDFDKAAKVYKTNCDDYNFGKSCQKFGNYSFVGKGNTTKDTEVAFKYYKKACDLGETKACFNVGVLNILDTKNSRKEKDYALGVASLRKCCDDNDAHCCFYVSTMFLQGLKNGFIEKDMAKAYSFSLKACDLGSMQACANVSQMYRRGDGVDKNEDLAEKYKKKALELQQQTFKQQQLEFQQGTKPV from the coding sequence ATGGGTGTAAACTTAAAAGATGAAGAAGAAGTGAAGCAATACTTACataatttaggtattgaatatcgtTTTGGTTGCTATCAAGAAAAGAAACCAGAGGTATGTCATTTGTTGGGGGATTACTTAGAAGCCATCAAGAAGGATTTTGATAAAGCAGCGAAAGTGTATAAAACTAACTGTGATGACTATAATTTTGGTAAAAGCTGTCAGAAATTTGGAAATTATTCATTTGTTGGGAAGGGAAACACCACTAAAGATACAGAAGTAGCATTTAAGTATTATAAAAAGGCATGTGACCTGGGTGAAACCAAAGCTTGCTTTAATGTTGGCGTTTTAAACATTCTAGATACTAAAAACAGCAGGAAAGAGAAGGACTATGCTTTAGGGGTAGCTTCACTACGCAAATGTTGTGATGATAACGACGCGCACTGTTGCTTTTATGTCAGCACTATGTTTTTACAGGGTCTGAAAAATGGTTTCATTGAGAAGGATATGGCTAAAGCTTATTCATTTTCATTAAAAGCTTGTGATCTAGGTAGCATGCAGGCCTGTGCAAATGTAAGTCAGATGTATCGGAGGGGTGATGGTGTTGACAAAAATGAAGATTTAGCCGAGAAATATAAGAAAAAAGCACTGGAATTGCAGCAACAGACATTCAAACAGCAGCAGCTGGAGTTTCAGCAAGGGACAAAGCCTGTGTAA